One genomic region from Streptomyces venezuelae encodes:
- a CDS encoding LacI family DNA-binding transcriptional regulator produces MTRRLAQVAKKVGVSEATVSRVLNGKPGVSDATRQSVLTALDVLGYERPTQLRGERARLVGLVLPELQNPIFPAFAEVIGGALAQQGLTPVLCTQTKGGVSEADYVDLLLQQQVSGMVFAGGLFAQADAPHEHYYRLAERSIPVVLVNASIEGLDFPCVSCDDAVAVEQAWRHLASLGHEKIGLVLGPEDHVPSRRKLEAARVAAKAAGMEWDDELVERSIFSLEGGQAAAARLLERGATGIVCGSDPLALGAIRAARRRGLSVPADVSVVGFDDSAFMTCTEPPLSTVRQPIEAMGRAAVDLLIAQIQGTQHHPGELLFEPELVVRGSTAPPPAR; encoded by the coding sequence ATGACGCGACGACTTGCTCAGGTGGCGAAGAAGGTGGGGGTCAGCGAGGCGACGGTGAGCCGTGTCCTCAACGGCAAGCCCGGAGTCTCGGATGCGACCCGGCAGTCCGTGCTGACGGCGCTCGACGTGCTCGGTTACGAACGGCCGACGCAGCTGCGAGGCGAGCGCGCCAGGCTCGTCGGTCTCGTCCTGCCGGAGCTCCAGAATCCGATCTTCCCGGCGTTCGCCGAGGTCATCGGCGGTGCGCTCGCCCAGCAGGGGCTCACCCCGGTGCTCTGCACGCAGACCAAGGGCGGTGTCTCCGAGGCCGACTACGTGGACCTGCTGCTCCAGCAGCAGGTGTCGGGCATGGTCTTCGCCGGCGGGCTGTTCGCGCAGGCCGACGCCCCGCACGAGCACTACTACCGGCTGGCCGAGCGCAGCATCCCCGTCGTCCTCGTCAACGCCTCGATCGAGGGCCTCGACTTCCCCTGCGTCTCCTGCGACGACGCCGTCGCCGTCGAGCAGGCCTGGCGCCACCTCGCCTCGCTGGGCCACGAGAAGATCGGACTCGTGCTCGGACCCGAGGACCACGTGCCGTCCCGCCGCAAGCTGGAGGCCGCCCGGGTGGCCGCGAAGGCGGCCGGCATGGAGTGGGACGACGAACTCGTGGAGCGGTCGATCTTCTCGCTGGAGGGTGGGCAGGCCGCCGCCGCGCGCCTCCTGGAGCGCGGGGCCACCGGCATCGTCTGCGGCAGCGACCCGCTGGCCTTGGGGGCGATCAGGGCTGCCCGCCGTCGCGGGCTCTCGGTCCCGGCGGACGTGTCGGTCGTCGGTTTCGACGACTCCGCGTTCATGACCTGCACGGAACCGCCGCTGTCGACGGTGCGCCAGCCCATCGAGGCCATGGGGCGCGCCGCCGTCGACCTGCTGATCGCGCAGATCCAGGGCACCCAGCACCACCCCGGGGAACTGCTCTTCGAGCCCGAGCTCGTCGTCCGCGGCTCGACGGCCCCGCCGCCCGCGCGCTGA